One Cellulomonas soli DNA window includes the following coding sequences:
- a CDS encoding aminotransferase class V-fold PLP-dependent enzyme: MTTTAASLLTAADLRELFAPVPGHLDAATAGLPLRATTRALHDHVDAWQAGRLDLAVCDDDVVRSRSAFARIVGVDVSDVAIGSQASVLVGLVAAALPDGAEVVVAHGDFTSVVFPFLTHADRGVTVRHVPVEQLADAIGPRTSAVAFSLAQSRDGRLADAAAIGEAAARVGALTVCDLTQSAGWLPVDASAFDVTVTSTYKWLTAPRGVAFLTARPTALARLRPLHAGWYAGHDIWQSAYGPHMRLADDARRLDVSPAWPAWAGAAPALETFAAADIENVRRHDVGLADRLLTDLDLAPRGSAIVSLPDDEVGTARCALEAAGCRVAGRGGGVRLAFHVWNDEDDVDRAVAALRPHVRAVAH; the protein is encoded by the coding sequence ATGACGACCACCGCCGCGTCGCTCCTGACCGCCGCCGACCTGCGCGAGCTGTTCGCCCCCGTACCCGGTCACCTCGACGCCGCGACCGCCGGCCTGCCCCTGCGGGCGACCACCCGGGCGCTGCACGACCACGTCGACGCCTGGCAGGCGGGCCGGCTCGACCTGGCCGTCTGCGACGACGACGTGGTCCGTTCCCGCAGCGCGTTCGCGCGCATCGTCGGCGTCGACGTCTCCGACGTGGCCATCGGCTCGCAGGCCTCGGTGCTCGTCGGGCTCGTCGCCGCCGCCCTGCCCGACGGCGCCGAGGTCGTCGTGGCGCACGGCGACTTCACGTCCGTCGTCTTCCCGTTCCTCACGCACGCCGACCGGGGCGTGACCGTCCGGCACGTGCCCGTCGAGCAGCTCGCCGACGCGATCGGGCCCCGCACGAGCGCCGTGGCGTTCTCCCTCGCCCAGTCGCGCGACGGGCGCCTCGCCGACGCCGCCGCCATCGGCGAGGCCGCGGCCCGGGTCGGCGCCCTCACCGTGTGCGACCTCACCCAGTCCGCCGGGTGGCTCCCCGTGGACGCCTCGGCGTTCGACGTCACCGTGACCTCCACCTACAAGTGGCTCACCGCGCCGCGCGGCGTCGCCTTCCTCACCGCGCGCCCCACCGCACTGGCCCGGCTACGACCCCTGCACGCCGGCTGGTACGCCGGGCACGACATCTGGCAGTCGGCCTACGGCCCGCACATGCGCCTCGCCGACGACGCCCGCCGCCTGGACGTCTCCCCCGCCTGGCCCGCCTGGGCCGGCGCCGCGCCCGCGCTCGAGACGTTCGCCGCGGCCGACATCGAGAACGTGCGACGGCACGACGTCGGCCTCGCCGACCGCCTGCTCACCGACCTCGACCTCGCCCCGCGCGGCAGCGCGATCGTCTCCCTGCCCGACGACGAGGTCGGCACCGCCCGGTGCGCCCTCGAGGCCGCCGGGTGCCGGGTCGCCGGACGCGGGGGCGGCGTCCGGCTCGCGTTCCACGTCTGGAACGACGAGGACGACGTCGACCGCGCCGTCGCCGCGTTGCGTCCGCACGTGCGGGCGGTCGCACACTGA
- a CDS encoding LysR substrate-binding domain-containing protein, with protein sequence MTTPVLDDLSTVDPAPTGRLDVAALRMLRAIDDAGTITGAATLLGLSQPAVSQHVRRLERRLGTALLDRSGRSVRLTEAGAVLARHGSTVTAALRAAEAEVASLTGLRAGRVRLVGFPSAAASLVPRALAALRQEHPGLTVALDEAEPPQSLQLLRSGRCDLALTFEYPGVDRDPAQDDRAGLVSTRLLDDPTYVALPAAHPAAATPSLDLADLADERWIAGCPRCRGHLFADAAGRGFVPTVEHATDHYMAVLALVGSGLGVALLPGLVRPTADRDPGVVLRSARGLTGRTVHAVTTPDLLRVPAVAATLAALVAATS encoded by the coding sequence GTGACCACCCCCGTCCTGGACGACCTGTCGACCGTCGACCCCGCACCGACCGGGCGGCTCGACGTCGCCGCGCTGCGCATGCTGCGGGCCATCGACGACGCCGGGACCATCACGGGCGCGGCGACGCTGCTCGGGCTCAGCCAACCGGCCGTGTCCCAGCACGTGCGCCGGCTCGAACGTCGGCTCGGCACCGCCCTGCTGGACCGCAGCGGTCGCAGCGTGCGGCTCACCGAGGCCGGCGCGGTGCTCGCCCGGCACGGGTCGACCGTCACCGCCGCGCTGCGTGCCGCCGAGGCGGAGGTCGCCTCGCTGACGGGTCTGCGCGCGGGACGGGTCCGGCTCGTGGGGTTCCCGTCCGCGGCGGCGAGCCTCGTCCCGCGGGCCCTGGCCGCCCTGCGGCAGGAGCACCCCGGTCTGACCGTCGCGCTCGACGAGGCCGAGCCGCCGCAGTCGCTGCAGCTGCTGCGCTCGGGCAGGTGCGACCTCGCGCTGACCTTCGAGTACCCGGGCGTCGACCGCGACCCCGCGCAGGACGACCGGGCCGGTCTGGTCAGCACCCGGCTGCTCGACGACCCCACGTACGTCGCCCTGCCCGCCGCGCACCCGGCCGCCGCGACCCCGTCGCTCGATCTGGCGGACCTGGCCGACGAACGGTGGATCGCCGGCTGCCCGCGCTGCCGCGGGCACCTGTTCGCCGACGCCGCCGGCCGCGGGTTCGTGCCCACGGTCGAGCACGCCACGGACCACTACATGGCGGTGCTCGCCCTCGTCGGGTCCGGCCTCGGTGTCGCGCTGCTGCCCGGGCTGGTGCGGCCGACCGCCGACCGTGACCCGGGGGTGGTGCTCCGGTCGGCACGCGGTCTCACCGGGCGGACCGTGCACGCCGTGACGACGCCCGACCTGCTGCGCGTCCCGGCGGTCGCCGCGACCCTCGCTGCACTGGTCGCCGCGACGTCCTGA
- a CDS encoding carbonic anhydrase, translating into MRYPVLVSAIAVPTLLGLLAACSSGAEATDSTSTSAASTGSSASASATADAAEFTYEGETGPEAWADLSPDYATCADASSQSPVDLTGASDVAVADPDLSYVSGLAELTNTGHSVQISPHSGSTLTIDGKVSALAQIHLHEPSEHTVDGVKYDAELHFVHKDGAGAITVMAVLLTVGDENAALQSYLTSLPTEVDGTTMIDDFDPAALLPDSLASFRYTGSLTTPPCTEGVSWVVLEEPVEVSAAQLAAFRAVIPENDRPVQPLGERELLLDGADD; encoded by the coding sequence GTGCGCTACCCCGTCCTTGTCTCCGCGATCGCCGTGCCCACCCTGCTCGGCCTGCTCGCCGCCTGCTCCAGCGGAGCGGAGGCGACCGACTCCACCAGCACCTCGGCCGCCTCGACCGGCTCCTCGGCCAGCGCCTCGGCCACCGCCGACGCCGCCGAGTTCACCTACGAGGGCGAGACCGGCCCGGAGGCCTGGGCCGACCTGAGCCCCGACTACGCCACGTGCGCCGACGCGAGCTCCCAGTCGCCCGTCGACCTGACCGGCGCGAGCGACGTCGCGGTCGCCGACCCCGATCTCAGCTACGTCTCGGGGCTCGCGGAGCTGACGAACACCGGGCACAGCGTGCAGATCTCCCCGCACTCGGGCTCGACGCTCACGATCGACGGCAAGGTCTCCGCCCTGGCGCAGATCCACCTGCACGAGCCGTCCGAGCACACGGTCGACGGTGTGAAGTACGACGCCGAGCTGCACTTCGTGCACAAGGACGGGGCGGGTGCCATCACCGTCATGGCCGTGCTGCTCACCGTGGGCGACGAGAACGCGGCGCTGCAGTCGTACCTGACCTCGCTGCCCACCGAGGTCGACGGCACGACGATGATCGACGACTTCGACCCCGCGGCGCTGCTGCCCGACTCCCTCGCCTCGTTCCGCTACACCGGCTCGCTCACGACCCCGCCGTGCACCGAGGGCGTCTCGTGGGTCGTGCTGGAGGAGCCCGTCGAGGTCTCGGCCGCGCAGCTCGCGGCGTTCCGCGCGGTCATCCCCGAGAACGACCGCCCGGTGCAGCCCCTCGGCGAGCGCGAGCTCCTGCTCGACGGCGCCGACGACTGA
- a CDS encoding alkyl/aryl-sulfatase produces MTSTSTPATLRVLAGAAEQLPFHDTQDLEDATRGLVARSTQRQVRADDGRVVWDLDAYTFLEQDVPPTAHPSLWRQSRLNAIDGLFEVVPGLYQLRGFDLSVMTVIETDGGVVVVDPLISKETAAAAFALYREHRGDRPVRAVIYTHSHIDHFGGVKGVVSQDLVDAGRTDVIAPAGFLQHAVAENVFTGTAMGRRAGYMYGAALDRGPAGQIGAGLGQTTSTGEPTLIVPTVDVVGTGQELTVDGLRIVFQVTPGTEAPAEMNFYLPDLHALCTAENATHTLHNILTLRGAVVRDAHAWAHYLTETIALWGDDLDVVLASHHWPTWGRERAVDYLATQRDLYLYLHDQTVRMINQGYVGSEIAELLTLPPGLENAWHARGYYGSVSHNVKAIYQRYMGWYEGNPARLWKHPPQEAGRRYVRAMGGADAAVAVAQQAYDDGDYRWAAEVLDHVIFSGADHPGSRALQADTLDQLGFATENGTWRSAYLAGATELRHGSFGTPANPNAPDLLRALTVTQLFDSLAVRIDGPASADACLRLCWAVTGDATYLTELRNGALHHLTVPAPPPDVTTFRLTRLVLVDLMTGALPLADALADGTVTVDGDPGELATLVGFLAPVDPGFAIVTP; encoded by the coding sequence ATGACGTCGACCAGTACACCCGCGACGCTGCGCGTCCTCGCCGGGGCGGCCGAGCAGCTGCCGTTCCACGACACGCAGGACCTGGAGGACGCGACTCGCGGCCTCGTCGCGCGCAGCACGCAACGCCAGGTGCGCGCCGACGACGGTCGGGTCGTGTGGGACCTCGACGCGTACACGTTCCTCGAGCAGGACGTCCCGCCGACCGCGCACCCGAGCCTGTGGCGGCAGAGCCGGCTGAACGCGATCGACGGGCTGTTCGAGGTCGTCCCCGGGCTCTACCAGCTGCGCGGCTTCGACCTGTCGGTCATGACCGTCATCGAGACCGACGGCGGCGTCGTCGTGGTCGACCCGCTGATCAGCAAGGAGACGGCCGCCGCCGCGTTCGCCCTCTACCGCGAGCACCGCGGCGACCGGCCCGTGCGGGCCGTCATCTACACGCACTCGCACATCGACCACTTCGGCGGGGTCAAGGGTGTCGTCTCGCAGGACCTCGTCGACGCCGGCCGCACCGACGTGATCGCGCCCGCCGGGTTCCTGCAGCACGCGGTCGCCGAGAACGTCTTCACCGGCACCGCGATGGGTCGACGTGCCGGCTACATGTACGGCGCCGCACTCGACCGCGGGCCCGCCGGGCAGATCGGCGCCGGCCTCGGCCAGACCACGTCCACCGGCGAACCGACCCTCATCGTGCCGACCGTCGACGTCGTCGGCACCGGCCAGGAGCTGACGGTCGACGGGCTCCGGATCGTCTTCCAGGTGACCCCCGGCACCGAGGCGCCCGCCGAGATGAACTTCTACCTGCCCGACCTGCACGCGCTGTGCACCGCCGAGAACGCCACCCACACGCTGCACAACATCCTGACCCTGCGCGGAGCCGTCGTGCGTGACGCGCACGCCTGGGCGCACTACCTCACCGAGACGATCGCGCTGTGGGGCGACGACCTCGACGTCGTCCTCGCCTCCCACCACTGGCCCACCTGGGGTCGCGAGCGCGCCGTCGACTACCTCGCCACCCAGCGCGACCTCTACCTGTACCTGCACGACCAGACCGTCCGGATGATCAACCAGGGGTACGTCGGCTCGGAGATCGCCGAGCTGCTCACCCTGCCGCCCGGCCTGGAGAACGCCTGGCACGCCCGCGGCTACTACGGGTCCGTCAGCCACAACGTCAAAGCGATCTACCAGCGCTACATGGGCTGGTACGAGGGCAACCCCGCCCGCCTCTGGAAGCACCCCCCGCAGGAAGCCGGTCGCCGCTACGTGCGGGCCATGGGCGGCGCCGACGCCGCCGTCGCCGTCGCGCAGCAGGCCTACGACGACGGCGACTACCGCTGGGCCGCCGAGGTCCTCGACCACGTCATCTTCTCCGGCGCCGACCACCCCGGTTCCCGCGCCCTGCAGGCCGACACCCTCGACCAGCTCGGCTTCGCCACCGAGAACGGCACCTGGCGCTCCGCCTACCTGGCCGGCGCCACCGAGCTGCGCCACGGCTCCTTCGGCACCCCCGCCAACCCCAACGCCCCCGACCTGCTGCGCGCCCTCACCGTCACCCAGCTGTTCGACTCCCTCGCCGTGCGCATCGACGGCCCCGCCAGCGCCGACGCGTGCCTGCGCCTGTGCTGGGCCGTCACCGGCGATGCCACCTACCTCACCGAGCTGCGCAACGGCGCCCTGCACCACCTCACCGTCCCCGCACCCCCGCCCGACGTCACGACCTTCCGGCTCACCCGGCTCGTCCTCGTCGACCTGATGACCGGCGCCCTCCCGCTGGCCGACGCGCTCGCGGACGGCACCGTGACCGTCGACGGCGACCCGGGCGAGCTGGCCACGCTCGTCGGGTTCCTCGCGCCGGTCGACCCGGGGTTCGCCATCGTCACGCCGTGA
- a CDS encoding transposase: MPVAYPSEFRRDVIAVARRGEQSRAQVARSFGISESCLARWLAIADREDARASGRREPHPVPGDQDEVRELHRVR, translated from the coding sequence GTGCCTGTCGCATACCCGTCGGAGTTCCGGCGTGACGTGATCGCAGTCGCTCGCCGCGGTGAGCAGTCCCGGGCGCAGGTCGCCCGCAGTTTCGGGATCTCCGAGTCCTGCCTGGCGAGGTGGTTGGCGATCGCCGACCGCGAGGACGCCCGGGCCTCGGGCCGCCGCGAGCCACACCCGGTGCCCGGCGATCAGGACGAGGTCCGTGAGCTGCATCGGGTCAGGTAG
- a CDS encoding MarR family winged helix-turn-helix transcriptional regulator has translation MRTDAPGPDDDVADFAAAVHAVVLRLRRLGERRLGLELLPTSELEVLAHVIDHPDATVTTVARALGLQSSNVSTTVQHLVTKGLMERLPDPRDGRRTLLRPTTKAQDDRRRIDGAWTAVLGQFLDELPDADRGAALAATMALARLAEIDLG, from the coding sequence ATGCGCACCGACGCCCCCGGACCCGACGACGACGTCGCCGACTTCGCCGCCGCCGTGCACGCCGTCGTCCTCCGCCTGCGCCGCCTCGGCGAACGCCGCCTCGGCCTCGAGCTCCTGCCCACCTCCGAGCTCGAGGTCCTCGCCCACGTCATCGACCACCCCGACGCCACCGTCACCACCGTCGCTCGCGCGCTCGGCCTGCAGAGCTCCAACGTCAGCACCACCGTGCAGCACCTGGTCACCAAGGGGCTCATGGAACGCCTCCCCGACCCCCGCGACGGCCGCCGCACCCTCCTGCGCCCCACCACCAAGGCCCAGGACGACCGGCGGCGGATCGACGGGGCATGGACCGCGGTGCTCGGGCAGTTCCTCGACGAGCTGCCCGACGCCGACCGGGGCGCGGCGCTCGCGGCGACGATGGCGCTGGCGCGGCTGGCGGAGATCGACCTGGGGTGA
- a CDS encoding multidrug effflux MFS transporter: MPTSAPLTSATPVVAPAVVTPVRTGGSAALIGTLALLTAIAPLATDLALPAFPATATDLSVSASAVQLTLTAFMIGLALGQLVIGPLSDQWGRRRPLLVGATVCVLASAACAVAPSVGLLVGARFVQGFAGAAGVVLARAVVTDVAAGERAAKVFNGLMIIQGVMPVVAPLLGGALAPQIGWRGIYWVVTGVSALMAAAAVLIVRESLPVEERHRGGLAGLGRDMASIVRDRAYLGNTIAVVFCFGAMFAYISASPFVLQTLLGLSTGTYSIVFAVNSIGIMAASIASTKLVDTVGPRRLTQVGAITMTSASALLVVDTVLLGTPLWPTLVLLFVAVASLGLVAGNATMLALAQVPHAAGSGSALLGASQFAIAALAAPLVGVAGERSAVPMAVVMLTSTLVMLGGLTLARRAAATGPVSEVGLP; this comes from the coding sequence GTGCCCACCAGCGCGCCCCTGACCTCCGCGACCCCCGTCGTCGCACCCGCCGTCGTCACGCCTGTCCGCACCGGGGGCAGCGCCGCGCTCATCGGCACGCTCGCGCTGCTCACCGCGATCGCCCCGCTCGCCACCGACCTCGCACTGCCGGCGTTCCCGGCGACCGCGACCGACCTGAGCGTCTCGGCCTCCGCGGTCCAGCTGACGCTGACCGCGTTCATGATCGGGCTCGCGCTCGGCCAGCTGGTCATCGGGCCGCTGTCCGACCAGTGGGGGCGTCGCCGCCCGCTGCTCGTCGGGGCGACGGTCTGCGTGCTGGCCAGCGCGGCGTGCGCGGTCGCGCCGAGCGTCGGGCTGCTCGTCGGGGCCCGGTTCGTGCAGGGCTTCGCGGGGGCGGCCGGCGTCGTGCTCGCCCGGGCCGTCGTCACCGACGTGGCCGCGGGGGAGCGGGCCGCCAAGGTCTTCAACGGGCTCATGATCATCCAGGGCGTCATGCCCGTCGTCGCACCCCTGCTCGGCGGGGCGCTCGCCCCGCAGATCGGCTGGCGCGGCATCTACTGGGTCGTCACCGGTGTCAGCGCCCTGATGGCCGCGGCCGCCGTGCTCATCGTGCGCGAGAGCCTGCCCGTCGAGGAGCGGCACCGCGGCGGGCTCGCCGGGCTCGGGCGCGACATGGCCTCGATCGTCCGCGACCGCGCCTACCTGGGGAACACGATCGCGGTCGTCTTCTGCTTCGGCGCGATGTTCGCCTACATCTCCGCCTCGCCGTTCGTGCTGCAGACCCTGCTCGGGCTCTCGACGGGCACCTACTCGATCGTCTTCGCGGTCAACTCGATCGGCATCATGGCCGCCAGCATCGCCAGCACGAAGCTCGTCGACACCGTCGGGCCGCGCCGGCTCACCCAGGTCGGGGCGATCACCATGACCTCGGCCAGCGCCCTGCTCGTGGTCGACACCGTCCTGCTCGGCACGCCTCTGTGGCCCACGCTCGTGCTGCTGTTCGTGGCCGTCGCCTCGCTCGGGCTGGTCGCGGGGAACGCGACCATGCTCGCGCTCGCGCAGGTGCCGCACGCCGCAGGCTCCGGGTCGGCGCTGCTGGGGGCCTCCCAGTTCGCGATCGCCGCGCTCGCCGCACCGCTGGTCGGGGTCGCGGGGGAGCGCAGCGCCGTGCCGATGGCCGTCGTGATGCTCACCAGCACGCTCGTGATGCTCGGTGGCCTGACGCTGGCCCGCCGCGCCGCCGCGACCGGCCCCGTCTCGGAGGTCGGCCTACCCTGA
- a CDS encoding acyl-CoA thioesterase: protein MSTSDPRRGRVVMPVRWSDVDLFGHVNNAAFLRYLDDARFTLFPRMGVDEDGAMTASLLVVVKHEIDYVTPLTFRPVPFAVEVWVPRTGRSSVDFAYEILDEGGTTTYLRARSRMVQLDRATHAPRHFTEDERAAFERFTGPEPELHGW from the coding sequence GTGAGCACCTCCGATCCCCGCCGCGGGCGGGTCGTCATGCCGGTCCGCTGGTCCGACGTCGACCTGTTCGGTCACGTGAACAACGCCGCGTTCCTGCGGTACCTCGACGACGCCCGGTTCACGCTCTTCCCCCGCATGGGGGTCGACGAGGACGGGGCGATGACGGCCTCGCTGCTCGTCGTCGTCAAGCACGAGATCGACTACGTGACGCCACTGACGTTCCGGCCCGTGCCGTTCGCCGTCGAGGTGTGGGTGCCGCGCACGGGCCGCTCGTCGGTGGACTTCGCCTACGAGATCCTGGACGAGGGCGGCACGACGACCTACCTGCGCGCCCGGTCCCGGATGGTCCAGCTCGACCGCGCGACGCACGCCCCGCGGCACTTCACCGAGGACGAGCGCGCAGCCTTCGAGCGGTTCACCGGCCCGGAGCCCGAGCTGCACGGGTGGTGA
- a CDS encoding LppX_LprAFG lipoprotein, producing MRARRAITALTIPVVALLGLSACQSDDAAAPASSASEGATAAATEDSGSAVLSAEDFVARTTAAITAAGSVQMAVTTTDATQSMQVNADLVFGGDAQKLRMTMDVEGVATEIRIVDGIQYVSLGEMTGGKFVAVDPASGTDPFGGAFDALIGEMDPTGGIADLEGAIRSIAPEGDPVELDGVQAQPYRLELDTAALQAAMAADGSTAETMPAEMSVVYWIGVDDDLIRKMSIDQDGSVVEMLYSGWGSDLTVVAPTAEEITTL from the coding sequence ATGCGCGCACGACGGGCGATCACCGCACTGACCATCCCGGTGGTGGCCCTCCTGGGGCTCAGCGCCTGCCAGTCGGACGACGCGGCCGCGCCCGCGTCCTCCGCCTCGGAAGGTGCGACCGCGGCCGCGACCGAGGACTCCGGGTCGGCGGTGCTGTCCGCCGAGGACTTCGTGGCCCGCACGACCGCCGCGATCACCGCCGCCGGCTCGGTGCAGATGGCCGTCACCACCACGGACGCCACCCAGTCGATGCAGGTCAACGCCGACCTCGTCTTCGGCGGTGACGCCCAGAAGCTGCGGATGACCATGGACGTCGAGGGCGTCGCCACCGAGATCCGCATCGTCGACGGCATCCAGTACGTCAGCCTGGGCGAGATGACCGGCGGCAAGTTCGTCGCCGTCGACCCGGCCTCCGGCACCGACCCGTTCGGCGGCGCCTTCGACGCGCTCATCGGCGAGATGGACCCGACCGGCGGCATCGCCGACCTCGAGGGCGCGATCCGTTCCATCGCACCCGAGGGCGACCCGGTCGAGCTCGACGGCGTGCAGGCCCAGCCCTACCGGCTCGAGCTGGACACCGCCGCGCTGCAGGCCGCGATGGCTGCCGACGGCTCGACCGCGGAGACGATGCCCGCGGAGATGTCCGTCGTCTACTGGATCGGCGTCGACGACGACCTGATCCGCAAGATGTCCATCGACCAGGACGGCTCCGTCGTCGAGATGCTCTACTCCGGATGGGGCTCGGACCTGACGGTCGTCGCGCCGACGGCCGAGGAGATCACCACCCTGTAG
- a CDS encoding LacI family DNA-binding transcriptional regulator: MTLQTVADKVGVSRMTVSNAFSRPDQLSSDLRLRILAAAEELGYVGPDPAGRALARGTTGAVGVLLTDSLGMAFRDEIASGFFGALAEELAPTGLALALLPTRGSGETIPARDIAMDGALVYACAGDTPALDWLVRRRLPLVFVEQPPLPGYASVVLDDVGGAAAGAQHVLDLGHRDVAILTMAPHGEHGLVADVARASGSYVDRARVRGWTETLRAGGARVSAAQVPDNSERHGYEGARLLLDGPDRPTAILCFSDLMAWGVVHAAQDLGLRVPEDVSVVGFDDSALAARIRPALTTVRQDLAAKGRAAAVALTRAIEAARTGTPLAEPLETVLPTELVVRRSTAAPRVTARAG, encoded by the coding sequence GTGACGCTGCAGACCGTCGCCGACAAGGTCGGCGTCAGCCGGATGACGGTGTCCAACGCGTTCTCCCGGCCCGACCAGCTCTCGTCCGACCTGCGCCTCCGGATCCTGGCCGCCGCCGAGGAGCTCGGCTACGTCGGCCCCGACCCTGCCGGACGCGCCCTCGCCCGCGGCACCACCGGGGCCGTCGGCGTCCTGCTCACCGACTCGCTCGGCATGGCGTTCCGCGACGAGATCGCCTCCGGCTTCTTCGGTGCGCTCGCCGAGGAGCTCGCCCCCACCGGCCTGGCCCTGGCCCTGCTGCCGACGCGCGGCAGCGGCGAGACGATCCCCGCCCGGGACATCGCGATGGACGGCGCCCTGGTCTACGCGTGCGCGGGCGACACCCCCGCGCTCGACTGGCTCGTCCGACGCCGGCTCCCGCTCGTCTTCGTCGAGCAGCCCCCGCTGCCCGGGTACGCGAGCGTCGTCCTGGACGACGTGGGCGGCGCAGCGGCAGGGGCGCAGCACGTCCTCGACCTCGGGCACCGGGACGTCGCCATCCTGACGATGGCCCCGCACGGCGAGCACGGGCTCGTGGCGGACGTCGCCCGCGCCTCCGGCAGCTACGTCGACCGCGCGCGTGTGCGCGGCTGGACCGAGACCCTGCGCGCGGGCGGCGCCAGGGTGAGCGCCGCGCAGGTGCCGGACAACTCCGAGCGCCACGGCTACGAGGGCGCCCGCCTGCTGCTCGACGGCCCGGACCGCCCGACAGCGATCCTGTGCTTCTCCGACCTCATGGCGTGGGGCGTCGTGCACGCCGCGCAGGACCTGGGGCTGCGGGTGCCCGAGGACGTCAGCGTCGTCGGGTTCGACGACTCGGCCCTCGCCGCGCGCATCCGGCCCGCGCTGACGACCGTCCGGCAGGACCTGGCGGCCAAGGGCCGGGCGGCCGCGGTCGCACTCACCCGCGCGATCGAGGCGGCCCGTACGGGCACGCCGCTCGCCGAACCGCTCGAGACGGTCCTGCCGACCGAGCTCGTCGTGCGCCGCAGCACGGCGGCACCGAGGGTCACAGCCCGAGCTGGGTGA